The Elusimicrobiota bacterium sequence ACAGAATGCCTCCATCCGGGGCGGGTCTTTCTGGGAAGTCCTGCGCCACAGCCCGCTCAACCAATTGTTTGATAAAACGTTGCGCGGGCAGAAACCCTTGACCGAAGAAGTCGTTCTCTTCACACCAGCGGAACGAATCCTTTCCGTACACGTTTTGCCGGTCAACTACGGGGATGGACAAACCGGTGCGCTGGCGGCTCTTCACGACATTACGGAATTGCGAAAACTGGAGAGCATCCGGCAGGAGTTCGTGGCCAACGCCTCTCATGAACTCAAAACTCCCCTGACGTCCATCAAGGGGTACGTCGAAACATTACTCGAAGGCGCGCTGGAAGATCCCAAACACAATCGAGAATTTCTGAAAACTATCCAACTGCAAACCGATCACCTGATGCGGCTTATTGAAGATTTGCTGGATCTCTCCGCGATCGAGGCCCGCCGCATCCGCTACCATTTTGAACCGGTCTCGTTGAAGGAAGTGGTCGAGCAGATTGCGCAAAATGTGGCGCCACTGGCTAAAGCAAAGCCGGTGACGCTCGATCTGCGATGTTCAGAAGACCTCCCGCGCGTGCGAGCGGACCGCGAAAAGCTGGGGCAAATCTTCATGAACCTTTTGGATAATGCCATCAAGTTCAATAAACCGGGCGGGCGGGTGACGGTCACCGCCTCGCCGGGACAGGGCTTTGTCACGGTAGCGGTTCAAGATACCGGTGTCGGCATCCTGCCGCAAGACCTGCCTCGCGTTTTTGAGCGTTTTTTCCGAACGGAAAAATCCCATTCACATGACATCCCAGGAACCGGCCTGGGTCTGGCGATCGTGAAGCATCTGGTTGAAGCACACCAGGGGAGTGTCACAGCCGAAAGCGTACCGGGCCAAGGTTCTGTTTTTCACTTCACGATCCCTTTGGCAATCGATCAATAATACGACGCTATTTGCAGAACGCACCGAAAAGTGTCGGGTGAGTCACGAGAAAATAAGGAACCTTTTGGGAAGTAGAACCGTCTAATGCTTATGGTTGTCATCCTATGAGAAAAGGAGTTCTTTTATGAACCGCAAACAGCTCGTCGCCGGCACATTGATGCTGGCTTTTGTTGGAATGGCCTGTCTTTCACAACCCGGTTTCACCTATACCAAAGGAGCCTGCCGGGACGATATGGAAAAACTCTGCCCCGGAGTGAAAGGGAAAGAGTCGCGCCAGTGCCTGAATCAACATGAAGCCGAACTCTCTGCGGCATGTAAACAGAACATTGCGGAGGTCAAAGAACGCGTCAAAGAAAGGGCTGATGAAGTCAAAAAAGTCTGTCAGGCTGACGTCCAGAAATTTTGTTCTGACGTCAAACCCGGAGAAGGACGAATCGTTCACTGCCTGAAAGCGCATGCCCCTGACCTGTCAGCGGCCTGCCGCAAGGAGATGGGCAAGAACCGGAAGATGATGCGTCCGCGCCAGGGCGACGCGGCCACCCCCCCGGCCCCCGGCACCCCTCCCGCCGAAAAATAAGCCAGCGTTTCGTCACATTATTCACCGCCGCTTTTCCGCGACAGCGAGAAAGCGGCGGTTCTTTATTGTCACGCGGCCGTCACGCATGTTTTACCTGCCCGCTATAGGTTTCACCCTCTTCATTCCCTAAAATACGGTCAAATAAAAAACGAAAAAAGGAGGTCACTGGTATGGTGACTGAGACGAGAAAAGACAACCTGTCGGCCGGCATCCGGAAACACATTGAATCCCTGGGATGCGTGATCGACGACATCGAAAATGAGCAGATGGGCGAAGAAACGTTGTCCTGGCGACTCCGGGCTGTGGAGCAAAGCTTGCGACGTTTGCGCGAAGCGGCATGAACGAGGGGTTCTCCCCTCACGATTTTTTCAAAAGGGGCCGTGATGTATCACAACGGAAATCAATTGGACGGGTGGCTCCCTTTCCCCTTTTCTTGGGTGCCACCCGTCCATTTTCAATTCAAACTGAAAACAAATTACAAGGAGGAGTACAGAAATGTCTAGCCGAGTGAGTCGTTTAAGGAAGAGTTTTGGATTCTTGATGGTTTTGTGGCTGGGTCTTGGAATTATCGGGCAGGTCTTCGCAGATACAGCCTTTGTAGGAGAAAAAGCAACAGATCAATTGAAGTTCGGGGGGGATCTCCGTGTGCGTCACGAAGACTTCTTTAATAAGGGAGTCAACGCCGTGGACCGGCACCGGGAGCGCTTCCGGCTGCGTTTTGGCGTGACCGGGCAACTGCAGGATTTCACGGCAGGGTTCAAGATTGCTTCGGGAACGGGAGAGCAGACCTCCACGAACCAGACATTTGGAAACGCCTTCAACCAGAAAGGGCTCTATATTGATCAGGCGTATGTCCAATGGAAGGCTCTTGAAAGCCTTAAGCTTACGGGCGGCCGCATGCCGAACCCCATCTGGCGGACCTACAGCTCCGACGTGATGTGGGACGGAGACATCAATCCGGAAGGCTATGCGGAACAGCTCACGCTTCCGGCAGGAGACCGGTTGTCGTTGTTCGCCAACTTCGCCCAGCTTCCAATCAACGAGAGCAGTTCTTCCAATGGTGATCCCTGGGTGTTCGCGCATCAGATCGGTGCAAACACCAAACTGGCAGAGGACACAACAGCACGGTTTGGAATCACCTATTACGGTTTTATCAATGAACGTAAAGGCGTGTTCCTTTCCACCGCCGCCGCAGACTCCGCCAACATCCAGGAAGCCAATACACGAGTAGCGGGTTCAGCCCAGCTGGCCAGCGCCTTCCAAATCATCGATCTGACCGCTGAACTGGCGACGCATGTCGGCCCGCTGCCGCTCTCCGTTCAAGGAGACTACGTTAAAAACATGGCTCCAGGGAATGCGTTGCTGGCCGCGGCCAAGGCCAACGGTCAGACCCAGGGGTATCAAGTCGGCTTCGTCGTCGGAAAAGCCAAAACCCAGGGGAATTGGGAGTTCGCCTACTTCCGCAAATGGCTCCAGGCGAATGCCACGATCTCCGACTGGGCCGACTCCGACTTCGGCAACGGCGGGACCAACCGGAAAGGGCATATCTTCTGGCTGGCGTACGCGGTCCGCGATTATGTGACGGTGCAGGGGAAATACTTCATCACATCGAAGTTGAACCCCGAGCTCAACAGCTCGACCCCCTTCGGCGCCACACACAACAACTTCGGCGACATCAACCGCTTCCAGGCTGACGTTGTCGTGAAATTCTAGGAGAATGTTTATGAAGAAATTACTCGGGAGTCTTTTAGCAGGCTTGATGGTGATGAGCGGCACGACCGCCTGGGCGGAGGCGCTGCTCATCAACGGAGCGGGAGCCACATTTCCCTTCCCCATCTACTCAAAATGGTTCGACGAATACCATAAATCGCATCCGGACATTCAGTTCAACTACCAGTCGATCGGATCCGGCGGCGGCATCCGGCAGGTTTCTGCCCGGACCGTTGACTTCGGCGCGACCGATGGTCCGATGACAGACGCTCAACTCGAGGCGGCCAAGGGAACGCTGCTGCATTTTCCCACCGTCCTGGGCGGCGTGGTCCCGGCGTACAACGTCGAAGGCGTCACGGAAAAGCTGAGTTTTACTCAGAAAGCGATCGCCGGCATCTTCCTGGGCGACATTGCCAACTGGAATGACCCGGAAATCCAGAAGGCCAATCCCGGAGTCAAACTTCCGGCGGCCCCCATCGTTGTAGTACATCGCTCCGATGGTTCTGGCACGTCTTACTGCTGGACGGATTACCTGAGCAAAATCAGTTCCAAGTGGGTCACGCGGGCAGGCCGGGGCACATCAGTGAATTGGCCGGTGGGGCTCGGCGGCAAAGGCAATGAAGGGGTGGCGGGGCTGGTCAAACAGACACCGAACACCATCGGGTATGTCGAGCTGATCTATGCCAAGCACAACAGCATCCTCTACGGGAAACTGCAGAACAAGGCCGGGAACTTTGTCGACTGCTCGGAGGAAACCATCTCCGCGGCAGCGGCTTCGGCGAAAATGCCGTTTGATTTCCGGGTCTCCATCACCAACGCCGACGGAGCGCAGGCCTATCCGGCTTCGACCTTCACCTGGCTGCTGATCTATGCCAGTCAGTCGGATAAACAGAAGGGGCAGGCACTCGTGGACTTCCTTCATTGGATGTTAAAGGATGGCCAGAAATTCGCGCCAGAGCTGGGGTATGCGCCCCTGCCGGCGGAGGTATCAACTAAAGTGGAAGCCGCCATTAAAAAGATCAAAGTCTAAGACACGCCTCCCCACCCCTGCCGAAAAGCAGGGGTGGGGAGTTCGTTTCGTATCCATATGACACCAACAACCCTGACACCTCAAATCGATTTTCAACCGCCAACCCCGATGAGCCACTCCGAAACCAGCGGGAACTCAATCCGATTAGGCGATTGGATTTTCCGCGGGCTGACTCTACTGTTCGCGCTGAGTATTCTTGCCATTGCCGCGGGGATGGCCTGGCAGCTTTTCCATTCGTCGGTTCTGGCGCGCCGCGCTTTTGGCTGGGCTTTCCTTGGCAAAAAAATATGGGACCCCGTGGCCGAGAACTTCGGGGCATTGACGTTCATTTACGGGACCCTGGTTTCCTCCGCGCTGGCGCTGGTTATTGCCGTCCCGCTCGGGATCGGCATCGTGATTTTTCTGGCGGAGCTGGCTCCCCGCCGTCTTTCCGAGACGTGCTCGTTCCTGATCGAGCTGCTGGCGGCGATTCCGAGTGTCGTTTACGGCCTGATCGGCATCTTTTTTCTGGTGCCTCTGATGCGCCAGGTCGTTCAGCCAACGCTGGCCGGAACGCTGGGCTGGCTGCCCTTGTTTCAAGGACCTGCTTACGGCGTCGGAATGCTGAGCGCGGGGATCGTTCTGGCCATTATGATCGTTCCTTTTATCGCCACCATCTCTCGAGAGGTGCTGCTCTCGACGCCTCGCGAATTAAAGGAGTCCGCCATGGCGCTGGGGGCCACGCACTGGGAAGTGGTGCGCATGACCGTTCTGCCGTACGCGCGAGCGGGCATTCTGGGATCGATTTTTCTGGCGCTCGGACGCGCCCTGGGTGAAACCATGGCGGTGACCATGGTGATCGGGAACCGGCCGGACATCTCGGCATCGCTCTTTGCCCCGGGGTACACCATGGCGGCGGTGATCGCCAACGAGTTTACGGAAGCGACCTCGGATCTTTACGTACACACCTTGATCGAGATTGGTCTGATCCTTTTCGTCATCACGATTCTGGTCAACGGCATCGCGCGGCTGATGCTGTTGAGGCTTAAAACCTCATGAAGATTCAGAACACATCGGGACCCTCTCTCGTCATTCCCCGCAGTCACTGGCGGGGAATCTATCATGCCGTTCAAGTTTGCTCTGAAGATCTCTGGATCCCCCGCCAAAACCCGCGGGGGATGACGGTTTTATGATCAGCCACAATTATCAGCGGCGGCAATGGGTGAATACGGCGGCGTTCAGCCTGACCGCCGGCTGTGCTATTTTTACGCTGGCCATCCTCTTTTTTGTGCTCGGATATGTGACGTTTCACGGGGCCTCCTCCCTCAGCTTGGATTTCTTTACGAAATTGCCGAAGCCGGTCGGCGAAGCCGGCGGCGGTATGGCCAATGCGATCGCCGGGACGCTCAAACTGCTCCTCCTGGCCGGGGGCCTGGGCATACCGTTCGGTTTAATGGGCGGAATTTACCTGGCGGAGTTCGGGGACAACAAAATTGGTTTTCTGGTTCGGTATGCGGCCGATGTCATTAACGGCGTACCGTCCATCGTCATGGGGATTTTCGCTTATACGATCATCGTTCTGCCGATGGGGCATTTTTCCACGCTGGCCGGGGGCGTAGCGCTGGGCGTCATGCTGATCCCCATCACCGTTCGCTCCACAGAGGAATTTATGAAACTCGTTCCCAACGGCGTCCGCGAAGCGGCGCTGGCTCTCGGGCTGCCCGAGTGGAAAATGATTTGTTTTGTGGTGCTGCCGACCGCCATCAAGGGAGTGTTGACGGGTAATCTGCTGGCAATGTCGCGGGTCGCGGGAGAAACAGCCCCTCTTCTTTTCACCGCTTTTG is a genomic window containing:
- the pstC gene encoding phosphate ABC transporter permease subunit PstC, with product MTPTTLTPQIDFQPPTPMSHSETSGNSIRLGDWIFRGLTLLFALSILAIAAGMAWQLFHSSVLARRAFGWAFLGKKIWDPVAENFGALTFIYGTLVSSALALVIAVPLGIGIVIFLAELAPRRLSETCSFLIELLAAIPSVVYGLIGIFFLVPLMRQVVQPTLAGTLGWLPLFQGPAYGVGMLSAGIVLAIMIVPFIATISREVLLSTPRELKESAMALGATHWEVVRMTVLPYARAGILGSIFLALGRALGETMAVTMVIGNRPDISASLFAPGYTMAAVIANEFTEATSDLYVHTLIEIGLILFVITILVNGIARLMLLRLKTS
- a CDS encoding ATP-binding protein, with product MAETFAEMARRVEEKVQELSREQTQLTAILSALIEGVIALDHQGRVLFLNPAGEALFGVQNASIRGGSFWEVLRHSPLNQLFDKTLRGQKPLTEEVVLFTPAERILSVHVLPVNYGDGQTGALAALHDITELRKLESIRQEFVANASHELKTPLTSIKGYVETLLEGALEDPKHNREFLKTIQLQTDHLMRLIEDLLDLSAIEARRIRYHFEPVSLKEVVEQIAQNVAPLAKAKPVTLDLRCSEDLPRVRADREKLGQIFMNLLDNAIKFNKPGGRVTVTASPGQGFVTVAVQDTGVGILPQDLPRVFERFFRTEKSHSHDIPGTGLGLAIVKHLVEAHQGSVTAESVPGQGSVFHFTIPLAIDQ
- the pstS gene encoding phosphate ABC transporter substrate-binding protein PstS, with the protein product MKKLLGSLLAGLMVMSGTTAWAEALLINGAGATFPFPIYSKWFDEYHKSHPDIQFNYQSIGSGGGIRQVSARTVDFGATDGPMTDAQLEAAKGTLLHFPTVLGGVVPAYNVEGVTEKLSFTQKAIAGIFLGDIANWNDPEIQKANPGVKLPAAPIVVVHRSDGSGTSYCWTDYLSKISSKWVTRAGRGTSVNWPVGLGGKGNEGVAGLVKQTPNTIGYVELIYAKHNSILYGKLQNKAGNFVDCSEETISAAAASAKMPFDFRVSITNADGAQAYPASTFTWLLIYASQSDKQKGQALVDFLHWMLKDGQKFAPELGYAPLPAEVSTKVEAAIKKIKV
- a CDS encoding putative porin, whose amino-acid sequence is MSSRVSRLRKSFGFLMVLWLGLGIIGQVFADTAFVGEKATDQLKFGGDLRVRHEDFFNKGVNAVDRHRERFRLRFGVTGQLQDFTAGFKIASGTGEQTSTNQTFGNAFNQKGLYIDQAYVQWKALESLKLTGGRMPNPIWRTYSSDVMWDGDINPEGYAEQLTLPAGDRLSLFANFAQLPINESSSSNGDPWVFAHQIGANTKLAEDTTARFGITYYGFINERKGVFLSTAAADSANIQEANTRVAGSAQLASAFQIIDLTAELATHVGPLPLSVQGDYVKNMAPGNALLAAAKANGQTQGYQVGFVVGKAKTQGNWEFAYFRKWLQANATISDWADSDFGNGGTNRKGHIFWLAYAVRDYVTVQGKYFITSKLNPELNSSTPFGATHNNFGDINRFQADVVVKF
- the pstA gene encoding phosphate ABC transporter permease PstA yields the protein MISHNYQRRQWVNTAAFSLTAGCAIFTLAILFFVLGYVTFHGASSLSLDFFTKLPKPVGEAGGGMANAIAGTLKLLLLAGGLGIPFGLMGGIYLAEFGDNKIGFLVRYAADVINGVPSIVMGIFAYTIIVLPMGHFSTLAGGVALGVMLIPITVRSTEEFMKLVPNGVREAALALGLPEWKMICFVVLPTAIKGVLTGNLLAMSRVAGETAPLLFTAFGNRYWSSGWLNPISALPVMVYTYAIAPYKDWNQQAWAAALVLLMIVLSANIGARWIMRRGLTS
- a CDS encoding cysteine rich repeat-containing protein, whose protein sequence is MNRKQLVAGTLMLAFVGMACLSQPGFTYTKGACRDDMEKLCPGVKGKESRQCLNQHEAELSAACKQNIAEVKERVKERADEVKKVCQADVQKFCSDVKPGEGRIVHCLKAHAPDLSAACRKEMGKNRKMMRPRQGDAATPPAPGTPPAEK